Proteins encoded together in one Lathyrus oleraceus cultivar Zhongwan6 chromosome 5, CAAS_Psat_ZW6_1.0, whole genome shotgun sequence window:
- the LOC127085716 gene encoding uncharacterized protein LOC127085716 — MNYSRCPRHCITQYRNLLDHLRPADFIWRPYLNMDHEHQINPEDAAVWTTCTPIIRFTTVEMHNTDRVKLQFGMVQNIPDPPASLGEWHMRKVNDQWNYNPWQTFARSECRKWKHRHDHVLTDAVMPNEVKPSRTYMAWYRSVGFQFIADDMYLYDPCQTTYTQEGSTSNPQQHSQPGYSQPPIRQTFRSTNTQTYNQNMPFTQPQNQEHPPYHHQQMDHQPSTEHRFAPTPSPYQSRLSQNTNRPITYRSQEPQTSQYQNIPQPYLFQTPQQPFQPFVDPSLSPMSPFNHPGRPSMSQPHPNFSGMGHELSYAGTPSLNTEDYAELAEYLNGSSPVRGNDAPGPSDEQTPVQNRQCGLGPRVRVARGCGTGGRLGDPGHHH; from the coding sequence ttcatttggcgtccataccttaatatggatcatgagcatcagatcaaccctgaagacgcagccgtatggacaacatgcacaccgataatacggttcacaacagtggagatgcacaacaccgatcgtgtgaagctgcagtttggcatggtccagaatatcccagatcccccagctagcctaggagaatggcatatgcgtaaagtgaacgaccaatggaactacaacccttggcaaaccttcgcaagatcagagtgtcgcaagtggaagcaccgtcatgaccatgtcttaactgacgcagtcatgccaaatgaggtaaaaccaagtcgtacttatatggcttggtatagatcagttggatttcaattcatcgccgatgatatgtacctctacgacccatGCCAGacaacttacacacaagaaggatcaacatctaacccccaacaacattctcaacccggttactcacaaccacctatccgacaaactttccgttccacaaacacacaaacatacaaccaaaacatgccattcacccaaccccaaaaccaagaacatcccccataccaccaccaacaaatggaccatcaaccttcgaccgaacatcgcttcgcacccacaccatcaccctaccaaagtcgccttagccaaaacactaaccgccccatcacctaccgtagccaagaaccccaaacatcacaataccaaaacatcccacaaccatatctcttccaaacaccccaacaacctttccaacctttcgtagacccatcattgtcacccatgtctcccttcaaccatcccggtcgcccatccatgagtcaaccacaccccaacttctctggcatgggtcatgagcttagctacgccggtacaccatcattgaatactgaagactatgctgagttggctgaatacctcaacggatcttctcctgtaagaggtaatgacgctcctggaccatcagatgaacaaacaccggtgcagaatcgtcaatgtgggttagggccaagggttagggtagctaggggatgtgggaccggaggtcggttaggtgatcccggtcatcaccattag